A genomic stretch from Flavobacterium sp. KS-LB2 includes:
- a CDS encoding RagB/SusD family nutrient uptake outer membrane protein: MKKINFILFALIISFFSSCEDAIDIIQPGELGPDVTFQTVEDLQFGLNGVYAAVAGENAISFSTVFTDEVAIGFANGGQGLNGGEYVFNLNAASGDAAVIWSSNYALINRANRVIAGAALITPTAATKAAYDDILAQAHILRAWGHFVLLSHFTTNMADDNALGVIKLDFVPLVTDQLPRNTNGEVFALINEDLNFASSLSATSNANTSRTFVSTDFVKAFRARMAAYRGKYAEVTALADQLIASYPLTPRSATVADQNTSLYLNIWTDVAIPTATQNEVIFKLERVPGNRLINAIWASVNSTVNGSPFYEMSTSLYNLLNNTNDIRRRAFLSPSSDPATNRLVIGKYPGSGGIVQLNDVKIFRTPEMYFLKAEALADAGNFAGVAAQLQAVTNARFVAGTAPVIPVPTSAQAAFAEILKQRRIELCFEGHRYLDLKRLGVRAGVTIDRAPEDCSIFNACSIPNTDYRFTMPIPVGELSANTGIKDQQNPGYTN, translated from the coding sequence ATGAAAAAAATTAATTTTATTTTATTCGCATTGATAATTTCATTTTTCTCTTCTTGTGAAGATGCGATTGATATTATTCAGCCTGGTGAATTAGGTCCAGATGTTACTTTTCAAACCGTAGAGGATTTACAATTTGGTTTAAATGGTGTTTATGCTGCTGTTGCAGGTGAGAATGCAATATCTTTTAGTACAGTTTTTACAGATGAAGTTGCTATTGGTTTTGCTAATGGTGGACAAGGTTTAAACGGAGGAGAGTATGTTTTTAATCTAAATGCAGCCTCTGGTGATGCAGCAGTAATATGGTCTTCTAATTATGCTTTAATAAATAGAGCAAATAGAGTTATTGCAGGAGCTGCTCTTATTACACCAACAGCAGCTACAAAAGCTGCATATGATGATATATTAGCTCAGGCACACATATTGCGAGCATGGGGACACTTTGTATTGTTGAGTCATTTCACAACAAATATGGCTGATGATAATGCTCTTGGTGTAATTAAATTGGATTTTGTTCCACTTGTTACAGATCAGTTACCAAGAAATACAAATGGTGAAGTTTTTGCATTAATCAACGAGGATTTAAATTTTGCTTCTTCTTTATCTGCTACTTCAAATGCTAATACGTCACGTACGTTCGTTTCAACGGATTTTGTAAAAGCTTTTAGAGCTAGAATGGCTGCTTACAGAGGTAAATATGCTGAAGTTACTGCTTTAGCAGATCAATTAATAGCTTCTTACCCTTTGACACCAAGATCAGCTACTGTTGCCGATCAAAATACCTCTTTGTATTTAAATATTTGGACTGATGTTGCAATACCTACTGCTACTCAAAATGAGGTTATATTTAAGCTTGAGCGTGTTCCAGGGAATAGATTGATAAATGCTATTTGGGCATCTGTAAACAGTACTGTGAATGGATCTCCTTTTTATGAAATGAGCACTAGTTTATACAATTTATTGAATAATACAAATGATATTAGAAGACGTGCTTTTTTAAGTCCTAGTTCTGATCCAGCTACTAATAGATTAGTTATTGGTAAGTACCCAGGTTCTGGTGGTATTGTTCAGTTGAATGATGTTAAGATCTTTAGAACTCCAGAAATGTATTTCTTAAAAGCTGAAGCGCTTGCTGATGCAGGAAATTTTGCTGGTGTTGCTGCGCAATTGCAAGCGGTTACTAACGCAAGATTTGTAGCTGGTACTGCTCCAGTTATTCCAGTTCCTACTAGTGCTCAAGCTGCTTTTGCTGAAATCTTGAAGCAAAGAAGAATAGAATTGTGTTTTGAAGGGCATCGCTACTTAGATCTTAAACGTTTGGGAGTTAGAGCAGGAGTAACTATTGATAGAGCTCCAGAAGATTGTAGTATTTTCAATGCTTGTAGTATTCCTAATACAGACTATAGATTTACTATGCCTATTCCTGTTGGTGAACTTAGTGCTAATACAGGTATAAAAGATCAACAAAATCCAGGTTATACTAACTAA
- a CDS encoding putative porin: protein MRILFFFLFLVIPTTFFSQVKNSKNFDFSSKYNSSDSIKKGSVKTATIDMYRFITIDNDTTYIDTSLTIQKEYSHNYLRKDIFGLLPFANDGQTYNTLQYSLTDFSPYPEFGFKAKHFNFLEANQIRYSSVATPVTELYFKTTVRKGQSVDAFITLNTSENLNFSIAYKGLRSEGEYLNQLSSTGNFRFTTNYNTKNKRYFAKAHYTFQDILNEENGGITTIENFESEDPNYNNRQRFEVYFNDAKSFLKGKRIFLDHNFRINSDKGANNLYLTHQFNYENKFFEYKQATVPSTVGGTVVDRFGESFKSSGINDQTRYNKMYNRVGLVYENTTLGKFQFFADDFRSNYYYDQILIFDNQKVIPSAFSQEINSVGGQYEYRKNKWNGTFLYSRSVTAQSLSNLDAKLDYALNDNTQFSFKYQNINKLPNSNYNLYQSSYVQYNWSNDFKNEKINSISANAITPWFDAEVQFSVLNDHLYFNNVSTLAQTSAKTQIVAPSQYDGTINYLSVKVSRELTFGNFALDNTILYQKVDQQDAVLNVPEIVTRNTFYYSNYLFKRALFLQTGIVLNYFSKYYANDYNPVIGEFFVQNEKQIGNHPNFDFFINAKIQRTRIYFKAEHFNSSLTGNNFYSSPNNPSRDFTIRFGLIWNFFN from the coding sequence ATGAGAATTCTCTTTTTTTTTCTTTTTTTAGTAATTCCAACAACTTTTTTTTCTCAAGTTAAAAACAGTAAAAATTTCGATTTTAGTAGCAAATACAATAGTTCTGATTCCATAAAAAAGGGCAGTGTTAAAACCGCTACCATAGATATGTACCGTTTTATAACAATCGATAATGACACTACTTACATCGATACTTCTTTAACAATCCAAAAAGAATACAGCCACAATTATTTGCGAAAAGATATTTTTGGGCTTTTGCCTTTTGCAAATGATGGACAAACCTACAACACCTTGCAGTATAGTTTGACTGATTTTTCACCGTATCCAGAATTTGGTTTTAAAGCAAAACATTTCAATTTTTTAGAAGCTAACCAAATAAGATATAGTTCAGTTGCTACACCAGTAACCGAATTGTATTTTAAAACCACTGTGAGAAAAGGACAATCTGTAGATGCATTTATAACCTTGAATACTTCTGAAAATCTTAATTTTTCTATTGCATACAAAGGTTTACGTTCCGAAGGGGAATATCTCAACCAATTGTCTAGTACCGGTAATTTTAGATTTACTACCAATTATAACACTAAAAACAAGCGTTATTTTGCGAAGGCGCATTATACCTTTCAAGATATTCTAAATGAAGAAAATGGCGGTATTACAACCATTGAAAATTTTGAAAGCGAAGACCCAAACTATAATAACCGACAACGATTTGAAGTCTATTTTAATGACGCTAAATCGTTTTTAAAAGGGAAAAGAATTTTTCTGGATCATAATTTCAGGATTAATTCAGATAAAGGTGCTAATAACTTGTATCTAACCCATCAGTTCAATTATGAAAATAAATTCTTCGAATACAAACAAGCTACTGTTCCATCAACAGTGGGAGGCACTGTTGTAGATCGATTTGGAGAATCATTTAAAAGTAGTGGAATTAATGATCAGACTCGTTATAACAAAATGTATAATAGAGTTGGACTGGTTTATGAAAATACTACTTTAGGTAAATTTCAGTTTTTTGCAGATGATTTTAGATCAAATTATTACTATGACCAAATATTGATTTTTGATAATCAAAAGGTAATACCGAGTGCATTCAGTCAAGAAATTAATAGTGTAGGTGGTCAATATGAGTACAGAAAAAACAAATGGAATGGTACATTTTTATATTCAAGATCGGTTACGGCCCAATCATTATCAAATCTAGATGCTAAATTAGATTATGCTCTAAATGATAACACACAATTCTCTTTTAAATATCAGAATATAAATAAATTGCCAAACAGTAATTACAATCTATATCAAAGTAGTTACGTTCAGTACAACTGGTCTAATGATTTTAAGAACGAAAAAATAAATTCAATTAGTGCAAATGCTATAACTCCGTGGTTTGATGCAGAAGTGCAGTTTTCAGTTTTAAATGACCATTTATATTTCAATAATGTATCAACCCTTGCACAAACAAGCGCCAAAACACAAATTGTAGCTCCCTCGCAATATGATGGTACAATAAATTACCTATCTGTAAAAGTTAGTAGAGAATTAACCTTTGGTAATTTTGCTTTAGATAACACCATTTTATATCAAAAAGTAGATCAGCAAGATGCAGTTTTAAATGTTCCAGAAATTGTTACAAGAAATACGTTCTATTACTCCAATTATTTGTTTAAACGTGCTTTGTTTTTACAAACTGGAATAGTGCTGAATTATTTTTCCAAGTACTATGCAAATGATTATAATCCAGTTATTGGCGAGTTTTTTGTACAAAACGAGAAACAAATTGGAAACCATCCAAATTTTGATTTTTTTATAAATGCAAAAATTCAAAGAACACGGATTTATTTCAAGGCGGAGCATTTTAATTCCTCTCTAACGGGTAATAATTTTTATTCTTCACCCAATAATCCATCGCGTGACTTTACGATTCGATTTGGTTTGATTTGGAACTTCTTCAATTAA
- a CDS encoding pyridoxal-phosphate dependent enzyme produces MRYAENILGTIGNTPLVKLNKVTADVDALVLAKVETFNPGNSVKDRMAVKMIEDAEADGRLKPGGTIIEGTSGNTGMGLALVAIIKGYKLICVISDKQSKEKMDILRAVGAKVVVCPTDVEPTDPRSYYSVSKRLADETPNSWYVNQYDNPSNAIAHYEQTGPEIWKQTEGKITHFVVGVGTGGTISGVAKYLKEKNPNIKIWGIDTYGSVFKKYHETGIFDENEIYSYITEGIGEDILPKNVDFSLIDGFTKVTDKDAAVYTRKIALEEGIFVGNSAGAAIKGLLQLKDHFKPEDVVVVLFHDSGSRYVGKMFNDDWMRERGFLDEEITKAEDVIKDHIDKPLIVVRTEELVSHAIERMRKYKISQIPVIDVTGFVGSVDESDLFQSYVADKDVADKPIKEVMGKPFPIVKFGTPIEEVSRLFTKENEAVLIELENGSHHIITKYDIIGSIK; encoded by the coding sequence ATGCGCTACGCAGAAAACATATTAGGCACAATAGGAAATACGCCATTAGTAAAATTGAATAAAGTAACTGCAGATGTAGATGCTTTGGTACTTGCTAAGGTAGAAACCTTCAATCCCGGAAATTCTGTAAAGGATAGAATGGCAGTAAAAATGATTGAAGATGCTGAGGCAGATGGAAGGTTAAAACCAGGAGGAACTATTATTGAAGGTACTTCCGGCAATACAGGAATGGGATTAGCATTAGTAGCCATCATAAAAGGTTACAAGTTAATTTGTGTGATATCAGATAAACAGTCCAAAGAAAAGATGGATATTCTTCGTGCAGTAGGTGCAAAAGTTGTGGTTTGTCCGACTGATGTGGAGCCAACTGATCCACGTTCGTATTATTCTGTTTCCAAGAGATTAGCAGATGAAACACCTAATTCTTGGTATGTAAATCAATACGATAATCCTTCAAATGCGATTGCTCATTACGAACAAACGGGACCTGAAATTTGGAAACAGACAGAAGGTAAAATCACTCATTTTGTAGTAGGAGTAGGAACAGGAGGGACAATTTCCGGTGTAGCTAAATATTTGAAAGAGAAGAATCCAAACATCAAAATTTGGGGAATAGATACTTATGGTTCTGTGTTTAAAAAATACCACGAAACTGGAATTTTTGATGAAAATGAAATTTATTCCTATATAACAGAAGGTATTGGAGAAGATATTCTTCCAAAAAATGTTGATTTTTCATTGATTGATGGATTTACAAAAGTAACGGATAAAGATGCAGCAGTTTACACTCGTAAAATTGCGTTGGAAGAAGGAATATTTGTAGGGAATTCAGCAGGTGCAGCAATTAAAGGATTATTGCAACTTAAAGATCATTTTAAACCAGAAGATGTCGTTGTAGTTCTTTTTCATGATTCAGGAAGTCGTTATGTTGGTAAAATGTTCAATGATGACTGGATGCGTGAACGTGGATTTCTAGACGAAGAAATCACTAAAGCCGAAGATGTAATCAAAGATCATATTGATAAACCATTGATTGTGGTGCGTACAGAAGAATTAGTTTCTCACGCTATAGAAAGAATGCGTAAATACAAAATCTCTCAGATTCCAGTGATTGATGTTACAGGTTTTGTAGGTTCTGTAGATGAAAGTGATTTATTTCAAAGTTACGTAGCCGATAAGGATGTAGCTGACAAGCCTATAAAAGAAGTTATGGGCAAACCATTTCCAATAGTAAAATTTGGTACACCAATAGAAGAAGTTTCTCGTTTATTTACCAAAGAAAATGAAGCAGTTTTAATCGAATTAGAGAATGGAAGTCATCATATTATTACCAAATATGATATTATTGGATCGATAAAATAA
- a CDS encoding 3'-5' exonuclease: MTFTAIDFETATAFHPCSVGIVTVENGIIVDEFVSLIKPPNNLYSPFTIQVHGIYPRDTVNAKSFAQVYPEIQKRLKNRIVVAHNESFDRNVLAKSMALYGLDYADLNIASRWECTVKIYKAKGLKPTKLSDCCREMNIALNHHEALSDARACAKLYMLK; the protein is encoded by the coding sequence ATGACCTTTACTGCCATAGATTTTGAAACTGCAACCGCTTTCCATCCGTGTTCCGTTGGTATTGTTACCGTAGAAAACGGGATAATTGTCGATGAGTTTGTTAGTTTAATAAAGCCACCAAACAATCTATATTCGCCTTTTACAATTCAAGTTCATGGGATATACCCACGTGATACGGTAAATGCAAAATCATTTGCACAGGTATATCCTGAAATACAAAAACGTCTTAAAAATAGAATAGTTGTGGCTCATAATGAAAGTTTTGACCGAAATGTACTTGCCAAGTCAATGGCACTTTACGGATTGGATTATGCTGATTTGAATATTGCTTCCCGTTGGGAATGCACTGTGAAAATATATAAAGCCAAAGGGCTTAAACCAACCAAATTGAGTGATTGTTGCCGAGAAATGAATATTGCACTAAATCATCATGAAGCTTTATCTGATGCCCGGGCTTGCGCCAAATTATATATGTTGAAATAA
- a CDS encoding DUF2851 family protein, producing the protein MKEDFLHYLWKFKKFDVLNLRTVNNEEVTIVNIGQYLELAGPDFFNAQVIIGAQKWAGNVEIHIKSSDWYIHHHEKDVGYENVILHVVWEHDVAVFRIDNSEIPVLELKKYVEKETLENYQSLMTPKSWIFCEKQLKEVDVFALQNWQERLFFERLERKSQPIFNLLEQTNQDWEAVLFCLLAKNFGLNTNGEIFYEMVQSFPFSIIRKESFEVENLEALIFGTAGLLDSDKEDAYFKDLKFRYFYLLHKYQIEKNCFKPVQFFKHRPDNFPTIRLSQLANLYHSQHNLFSKLCSLDSLKSTYELFQISASEYWLNHYLFDKESPKKKKMLSKSFIDLIVINTIIPIQFAFAKSQGKEISEDLISFLNEVTAEKNAIIDKFTSFGIQSKTAFETQSLLQLKNEYCNKSKCLECVIGAELMKK; encoded by the coding sequence ATGAAAGAAGATTTTCTGCATTACCTCTGGAAGTTTAAGAAATTTGATGTTCTAAATTTAAGAACAGTCAACAACGAGGAAGTCACAATTGTCAATATAGGTCAATATTTGGAACTAGCAGGGCCTGACTTTTTTAATGCTCAGGTAATTATTGGTGCTCAGAAATGGGCTGGTAATGTTGAAATTCATATTAAATCTTCGGATTGGTACATACATCATCATGAAAAAGATGTAGGTTATGAAAACGTCATTTTACATGTGGTTTGGGAGCATGATGTTGCCGTTTTTAGAATTGATAATTCCGAAATTCCTGTTTTAGAATTAAAAAAATACGTAGAAAAAGAAACTCTAGAAAACTATCAGTCTTTAATGACGCCAAAATCATGGATTTTTTGTGAAAAACAACTAAAAGAAGTTGATGTGTTTGCATTGCAAAACTGGCAAGAGCGTTTGTTTTTTGAACGTTTAGAAAGAAAATCGCAGCCTATATTTAATTTATTAGAGCAAACTAATCAAGATTGGGAAGCAGTTTTATTCTGTTTGTTAGCTAAGAATTTTGGTTTAAATACAAATGGAGAAATTTTTTATGAAATGGTGCAGTCTTTTCCTTTTTCAATAATTAGAAAGGAAAGTTTTGAAGTCGAAAACTTGGAAGCTTTGATTTTTGGTACTGCGGGGTTATTGGATTCTGATAAGGAAGATGCCTATTTCAAGGATTTAAAATTTAGATATTTTTACTTATTGCATAAATATCAAATAGAGAAAAATTGTTTCAAACCAGTACAGTTTTTCAAGCACCGACCTGATAATTTTCCAACGATACGACTCTCACAATTAGCTAATTTATATCATAGTCAGCATAATTTATTTTCTAAATTATGTAGTCTAGATTCATTAAAAAGCACGTACGAATTATTTCAAATTAGTGCTTCGGAATATTGGTTAAATCATTATCTATTTGATAAAGAAAGTCCGAAAAAAAAGAAAATGCTTTCTAAATCCTTTATTGATTTAATTGTTATAAATACTATAATTCCAATTCAATTTGCTTTTGCAAAAAGTCAGGGAAAAGAAATTTCGGAGGATTTAATTAGCTTCTTAAATGAAGTTACTGCAGAAAAAAATGCCATTATAGATAAATTCACTTCTTTTGGAATACAATCAAAAACTGCTTTCGAAACACAATCTTTGTTGCAACTCAAGAATGAGTATTGTAATAAAAGTAAGTGTTTAGAGTGCGTTATTGGTGCGGAATTAATGAAAAAATAA
- a CDS encoding PspC domain-containing protein: MSVVIRLKFFFEKHGFHVSSRLADTLGMRASSVRLFFIYLSFVTVGLWFAVYLTLAFWIRLKDLIRAKRTSVFDL; encoded by the coding sequence ATGTCAGTAGTAATTAGACTTAAATTTTTTTTTGAGAAACATGGTTTTCATGTTTCCTCTCGTTTAGCTGATACTTTAGGAATGCGTGCCAGTAGTGTGCGATTGTTTTTTATCTATTTATCTTTTGTCACAGTAGGATTATGGTTTGCGGTTTACCTCACGTTGGCTTTTTGGATTCGTTTGAAGGATTTAATTCGTGCTAAGCGGACCTCGGTTTTTGATTTGTAA
- a CDS encoding amino acid permease, which yields MSIWKTKPLSVLLNEASESEKGLKRTLSSRSLVALGVGAIIGAGLFSLTGIAAAEHAGPAVTLSFILAAVGCAFAGLCYAEFASMIPVAGSAYTYSYATMGEFMAWIIGWDLVLEYALGAATVGVSWSRYLLELLNKYGIHLPHDLICSPWETLKLSDGTIIEGGIINLPAIFIVSLLSLLLIRGTKESASINNFLVIVKVIVVIMFIVLGWSFIDTANYTPYIPQNTGVFGEFGWSGIAAGAGTVFFAFIGFDAVSTAAQEAKNPQKGMPIGILGSLIICTILYVLFAHVMTGLVPYNEFAGDAKPAATAFARTGYTFLQTGLIVAILAGYTSVMLVMLMGQSRVFYTMSKDGLLPSFFSDIHAKFRTPWKTNLFFMVFVSLFAGFVPVSDLGHMVSIGTLLAFVLVCIGVLVMRKKMPDAPRSFRTPLVPFVPIAGILICLALMYSLPNESWARLVIWMALGVAIYFVYGKKNSKLNNPDK from the coding sequence ATGTCAATTTGGAAAACTAAACCACTGTCGGTATTGCTAAATGAAGCATCAGAATCCGAAAAAGGATTAAAAAGGACTTTGTCTTCACGTTCATTAGTAGCACTTGGAGTTGGAGCAATTATTGGAGCAGGATTATTCTCATTAACTGGTATTGCAGCTGCAGAACATGCTGGACCAGCAGTTACACTATCCTTTATTTTAGCCGCCGTAGGATGTGCTTTCGCAGGACTTTGCTACGCTGAGTTCGCATCAATGATTCCCGTAGCTGGTAGTGCTTATACGTACTCCTACGCCACTATGGGAGAATTTATGGCTTGGATTATCGGTTGGGATTTAGTACTTGAATACGCATTAGGAGCTGCTACAGTAGGGGTGAGTTGGTCGCGCTATTTACTCGAATTATTAAATAAATACGGGATACACCTTCCGCATGATTTAATCTGTTCACCCTGGGAAACTTTAAAATTAAGTGACGGAACAATCATTGAGGGTGGAATTATAAACCTTCCTGCTATATTCATTGTATCGCTACTTTCTTTATTATTAATAAGAGGAACTAAGGAATCTGCATCTATAAATAACTTCTTAGTTATAGTAAAAGTAATCGTAGTTATTATGTTTATTGTTTTAGGATGGAGTTTTATTGATACTGCAAATTACACTCCTTACATTCCTCAAAACACAGGAGTTTTTGGTGAGTTTGGATGGTCAGGAATTGCCGCTGGAGCTGGAACTGTATTTTTTGCTTTCATTGGTTTTGATGCTGTTTCTACAGCAGCCCAAGAAGCAAAAAATCCTCAAAAGGGAATGCCAATTGGTATTTTAGGATCTCTTATAATTTGTACTATTTTATATGTTTTATTTGCACATGTAATGACTGGTCTTGTTCCTTATAATGAATTTGCAGGAGATGCGAAACCAGCAGCAACCGCATTTGCAAGAACCGGATATACATTTTTACAAACAGGTTTAATTGTAGCAATTCTAGCAGGTTATACTTCAGTAATGCTTGTGATGTTGATGGGACAAAGTCGTGTTTTCTATACCATGAGTAAAGATGGTTTATTACCTTCTTTCTTTAGTGATATTCACGCAAAATTCAGAACACCTTGGAAAACAAATCTTTTCTTTATGGTATTCGTAAGTCTTTTTGCAGGTTTTGTACCCGTAAGTGATTTAGGACACATGGTGAGCATTGGAACATTATTAGCTTTCGTTTTAGTATGTATCGGAGTTTTAGTAATGCGTAAAAAAATGCCAGATGCTCCAAGATCTTTCCGTACGCCTTTAGTACCATTTGTGCCAATTGCAGGAATTCTAATTTGTTTAGCGTTGATGTATTCATTACCAAATGAAAGCTGGGCGAGACTTGTTATTTGGATGGCATTAGGAGTAGCTATTTACTTTGTATACGGAAAGAAAAATAGCAAACTAAACAATCCAGACAAATAA
- a CDS encoding ComEA family DNA-binding protein, whose protein sequence is MNFKLVRTYFYFTRGQRAGIFVLFGIIILLQMIYFFADFGFDAKKYPDKQKWLSLQSQVDSMKVNEGKMLSKSYRFNPNFITDYKGYKLGMSVVEIDRLLAFRKENKYVNSPKEFQNVTKISDSLLNAIAPNFKFPEWVNNKKESKEFKKYTNQAFAKKEKIILIDINQASKEDLIKIYGIGEAISLRILKQKENLGGFVSMEQMKDVWGLSPEVIENLNTHFKISVLPSFKKLDVNNASLKELTQFYYFRYALAKEIVTYRSMKGKINNVEDLTKIKGFPVDKAKIIGLYLDFN, encoded by the coding sequence ATGAATTTCAAATTAGTACGAACTTATTTTTATTTTACTCGCGGGCAACGTGCGGGTATTTTCGTTTTATTCGGAATTATAATTCTTTTACAAATGATTTATTTTTTTGCGGACTTTGGCTTTGATGCAAAAAAGTATCCTGATAAGCAAAAATGGCTTTCTCTGCAGTCTCAGGTTGATTCTATGAAAGTAAACGAAGGTAAAATGTTGTCCAAATCTTATCGTTTTAATCCTAATTTTATAACGGATTATAAAGGGTACAAATTGGGTATGTCAGTTGTAGAAATTGATCGGCTTTTGGCTTTTCGAAAAGAAAATAAATATGTGAATTCGCCTAAAGAGTTTCAAAACGTAACGAAAATTTCGGATTCATTATTAAATGCAATAGCTCCAAATTTTAAATTTCCAGAATGGGTAAATAATAAGAAAGAATCTAAAGAGTTTAAAAAATACACAAATCAGGCTTTCGCCAAAAAAGAAAAAATCATTTTAATTGATATTAATCAAGCATCCAAGGAGGATTTGATAAAAATTTACGGAATAGGCGAGGCAATTTCTTTGCGGATATTAAAACAAAAAGAAAATTTGGGGGGATTTGTTTCGATGGAACAAATGAAAGATGTTTGGGGATTATCACCTGAAGTAATTGAGAATTTAAATACTCATTTTAAAATCTCTGTACTTCCGAGTTTTAAGAAACTGGACGTTAATAACGCTTCTTTAAAAGAACTTACTCAGTTTTATTATTTCAGATATGCTTTAGCAAAAGAAATCGTGACCTATAGAAGTATGAAGGGAAAAATTAATAATGTTGAGGATTTAACAAAAATTAAGGGGTTTCCTGTTGATAAAGCAAAAATAATTGGCTTATATTTGGACTTTAATTAG
- a CDS encoding acyl-CoA dehydrogenase family protein: MNSIYFTEEHQSFRESLKDFLHKEVVPHIEKWEKTGTIERFIWKKFGEMGYFGIAYPEVYGGLNLDLFYTVIFLEELQKIKSSGFAAAMWAHSYLAMTHLNAEGNERIKQDYLAPSIAGEKIGALCISEPFGGSDVAGMRTNAVLKGDKYVINGSKTFITNGVYADYYIVAAKTNPELGNKGISIFLMDSNLKGITANKLDKLGWRASDTAEIAFDNVEIPVENLMGEAGKGFPYIMQHFALERLIMAINAHARAEYAIDYTIEYMSQREAFGKKISKFQALRHTIVEHATDVEHCKVFNYAAVARLDKGEYVVKEATMAKLKSTKVADETIYSCLQMLGGYGYMEEYPLARLSRDSRLGPIGGGTSEILKEILGKMIIDQQNYEPAVK, encoded by the coding sequence ATGAATTCAATTTATTTTACAGAAGAACACCAATCATTTAGAGAAAGTTTAAAAGATTTTTTACATAAAGAAGTTGTGCCGCATATTGAAAAATGGGAAAAAACAGGTACAATAGAACGTTTTATTTGGAAAAAATTTGGGGAAATGGGCTATTTTGGTATAGCGTATCCTGAGGTGTATGGCGGATTGAATTTAGATTTGTTTTATACCGTTATTTTTCTAGAAGAACTTCAAAAAATTAAATCGTCAGGTTTTGCTGCTGCTATGTGGGCACATTCGTATTTAGCGATGACTCATTTGAATGCCGAAGGGAACGAGCGTATTAAACAAGATTATTTAGCTCCAAGTATTGCAGGTGAGAAAATAGGTGCATTGTGTATTTCAGAACCTTTTGGAGGTAGTGATGTAGCGGGTATGCGAACTAATGCAGTACTAAAAGGGGATAAGTATGTCATTAATGGTTCGAAAACCTTTATTACAAACGGTGTCTATGCGGACTATTATATTGTAGCGGCAAAAACAAATCCTGAACTAGGAAATAAAGGGATTAGTATCTTTTTGATGGATAGCAACTTGAAAGGTATTACTGCGAACAAATTAGATAAATTAGGTTGGCGAGCTTCTGACACCGCAGAAATAGCATTTGATAATGTAGAAATCCCTGTAGAAAATTTGATGGGCGAAGCCGGAAAAGGATTTCCTTACATTATGCAACATTTTGCTTTGGAGCGTTTAATTATGGCTATTAATGCTCATGCAAGGGCCGAGTATGCAATTGATTACACTATTGAGTACATGTCGCAACGTGAGGCTTTTGGAAAAAAAATTAGCAAGTTTCAGGCATTGAGACATACTATTGTCGAGCATGCCACTGATGTGGAGCATTGTAAAGTGTTTAATTATGCTGCTGTTGCGCGACTAGACAAAGGGGAATATGTAGTTAAGGAAGCAACTATGGCTAAATTAAAATCTACCAAAGTTGCTGATGAAACGATATACAGTTGTCTGCAAATGTTAGGTGGATATGGTTACATGGAAGAATATCCATTAGCGCGTTTGTCAAGAGACAGTCGTTTAGGACCAATAGGCGGAGGTACATCAGAAATACTGAAAGAGATCTTAGGAAAAATGATTATTGATCAACAAAATTATGAGCCAGCAGTGAAATAA
- the rpsU gene encoding 30S ribosomal protein S21 translates to MLIIPIKDGENIDRALKRYKRKFDKTGTVRQLRARTAFIKPSVTNRIKIQKAAYIQNMRDNLES, encoded by the coding sequence ATGTTAATTATACCAATTAAAGACGGAGAAAATATCGATAGAGCGTTAAAACGTTACAAAAGAAAATTTGATAAAACAGGAACTGTTCGTCAATTAAGAGCACGTACTGCTTTTATTAAGCCTTCAGTGACAAATAGAATCAAAATTCAAAAAGCGGCTTATATCCAAAATATGAGAGATAACTTAGAGAGTTAG